From the Takifugu flavidus isolate HTHZ2018 chromosome 12, ASM371156v2, whole genome shotgun sequence genome, one window contains:
- the c18h3orf33 gene encoding protein C3orf33 homolog isoform X2, with protein sequence MNNMPEPRRGRDDQQDRRDQGNIVSTISHFVDDNLTFVRNISTVLAATGVVVIVRSLKLTTRFRAASEIPARFIERNVSLRGRVRSVSDRGVEVEHVPIYLPVLSPLLSKVKGVDSSSILVHLAGVELTPEGRVWLQENLAPAQTVWLKLISREDDMLHCLVRRSQGSVWGRCVNEELLWLGLARTAPVVGVRTDSRIYWHLHKRLHRAEVKAERKGRGLWQRDSTWERVSRAILDSSVIRMMRRIFQKTG encoded by the exons ATGAACAACATGCCGGAGCCCCGCAGAGGAAGAGACGACCAGCAGGATCGGAGAGACCAGGGAAACATCGTGTCCACGATCTCCCACTTTGTGGATGATAACTTAACATTTGTGAGG AACATCAGCACCGTGCTGGCAGCCACAGGGGTTGTTGTGATAGTGAGAAGCCTCAAACTG ACAACCAGGTTTCGAGCCGCCTCTGAGATTCCCGCCCGTTTTATCGAGAGGAACGTCAGCCTCAGAGGGAGAGTCCGCTCTGTCTCAGAcagaggggtggaggtggaacaCGTCCCCATATACCTGCCTGTCCTCTCGCCATTACTGTCAAAAGTCAAAG GGGTGGACTCGTCCTCCATACTGGTGCACCTTGCAGGCGTGGAGTTGACCCCAGAGGGCAGAGTGTGGCTCCAGGAGAACCTGGCTCCTGCTCAGACCGTCTGGCTGAAGCTCATCAGCCGGGAGGACGACATGCTGCACTGCCTGGTCCGTCGCAGCCAG gggtcagtgTGGGGCCGCTGTGTGAATGAAGAGCTTCTCTGGCTCGGCCTAGCCCGCACCGCGCCCGTCGTCGGGGTCCGGACAGACTCTCGCATCTACTGGCATCTCCACAAACGGCTGCACAGGGCAGAGGTCAAAGCCGAgaggaaggggcggggcctgtgGCAGCGGGACAGCACATGGGAGAGAGTCTCCAGAGCAATCCTGGACAGCAGCGTCATCAGAATGATGAGGAGAATCTTTCAGAAGACAGGATGA
- the c18h3orf33 gene encoding protein C3orf33 homolog isoform X1, with protein sequence MNNMPEPRRGRDDQQDRRDQGNIVSTISHFVDDNLTFVRNISTVLAATGVVVIVRSLKLTTRFRAASEIPARFIERNVSLRGRVRSVSDRGVEVEHVPIYLPVLSPLLSKVKGVDSSSILVHLAGVELTPEGRVWLQENLAPAQTVWLKLISREDDMLHCLVRRSQQGSVWGRCVNEELLWLGLARTAPVVGVRTDSRIYWHLHKRLHRAEVKAERKGRGLWQRDSTWERVSRAILDSSVIRMMRRIFQKTG encoded by the exons ATGAACAACATGCCGGAGCCCCGCAGAGGAAGAGACGACCAGCAGGATCGGAGAGACCAGGGAAACATCGTGTCCACGATCTCCCACTTTGTGGATGATAACTTAACATTTGTGAGG AACATCAGCACCGTGCTGGCAGCCACAGGGGTTGTTGTGATAGTGAGAAGCCTCAAACTG ACAACCAGGTTTCGAGCCGCCTCTGAGATTCCCGCCCGTTTTATCGAGAGGAACGTCAGCCTCAGAGGGAGAGTCCGCTCTGTCTCAGAcagaggggtggaggtggaacaCGTCCCCATATACCTGCCTGTCCTCTCGCCATTACTGTCAAAAGTCAAAG GGGTGGACTCGTCCTCCATACTGGTGCACCTTGCAGGCGTGGAGTTGACCCCAGAGGGCAGAGTGTGGCTCCAGGAGAACCTGGCTCCTGCTCAGACCGTCTGGCTGAAGCTCATCAGCCGGGAGGACGACATGCTGCACTGCCTGGTCCGTCGCAGCCAG caggggtcagtgTGGGGCCGCTGTGTGAATGAAGAGCTTCTCTGGCTCGGCCTAGCCCGCACCGCGCCCGTCGTCGGGGTCCGGACAGACTCTCGCATCTACTGGCATCTCCACAAACGGCTGCACAGGGCAGAGGTCAAAGCCGAgaggaaggggcggggcctgtgGCAGCGGGACAGCACATGGGAGAGAGTCTCCAGAGCAATCCTGGACAGCAGCGTCATCAGAATGATGAGGAGAATCTTTCAGAAGACAGGATGA